One genomic segment of Impatiens glandulifera chromosome 6, dImpGla2.1, whole genome shotgun sequence includes these proteins:
- the LOC124943862 gene encoding caffeic acid 3-O-methyltransferase-like has translation MAQANKDISLRIIENEEEENRAYATQLLTSLSLPMTMQAAIDLNVFEIISKAGHGVMLSSLEIVSEIPCKNPIAHVMLERMLKLLTSFNVLTTITTNGEPRYGLAPAAKYFVKNEEGVSFAPFMTAFHDKVIVGSWYHLKKSVVEGGVAFHWENGKNPFDYQGFDPRYNDVFNRAMLNHTNIVIKELLLTYRGFHKDMESMTLVDVGGRLGHTLNTIISIYPKIKGINFDLPHIICHAPRYLGVTHIEGNMFDSVPKGDVIFMKWILHDWNDEDCLKLLKNCYKALPSKGKVIAVECVVPDAVDNKTSVKSIYQLDMTMLVMNPGGKERTHEQFHILATQAGFAGIKLECNAFTYWIMEIYK, from the exons ATGGCTCAAGCCAACAAAGATATTTCTCTTCGTATTATagaaaacgaagaagaagagaacCGTGCCTATGCCACCCAATTATTAACCTCCCTTTCACTACCCATGACTATGCAGGCAGCCATCGATCTCAACGTATTTGAGATCATATCTAAGGCCGGTCATGGCGTGATGCTCTCCTCTTTAGAGATTGTATCTGAAATCCCTTGTAAGAATCCTATTGCACACGTCATGCTTGAACGAATGCTCAAGCTTCTCACTAGCTTCAATGTTTTGACAACAATTACCACTAATGGCGAGCCACGATATGGATTGGCTCCTGCGGCGAAATATTTTGTGAAGAACGAAGAAGGAGTTTCCTTTGCACCATTCATGACAGCCTTTCATGACAAGGTCATTGTTGGGAGCTG GTATCACTTGAAAAAATCTGTGGTGGAAGGAGGGGTAGCCTTCCATTGGGAAAATGGGAAAAACCCATTTGATTACCAAGGTTTTGATCCAAGGTACAATGACGTGTTCAATCGAGCCATGTTGAACCATACAAATATCGTGATCAAAGAGTTGTTATTGACTTACCGAGGCTTTCACAAAGACATGGAAAGCATGACACTGGTGGATGTGGGCGGCCGCCTAGGCCATACCCTCAAcacaattatttcaatttatccCAAGATCAAGGGCATTAACTTTGACCTACCACACATTATTTGTCACGCTCCTCGTTATCTCG GTGTGACACACATTGAAGGAAATATGTTTGACAGCGTCCCAAAGGGCGATGTAATTTTCATGAAG TGGATACTTCACGATTGGAATGATGAAGATTGTTTGAAGTTGCTCAAGAATTGTTACAAGGCGTTGCCTTCTAAAGGGAAAGTGATAGCGGTCGAATGCGTAGTTCCAGATGCGGTCGATAACAAAACAAGCGTGAAGAGCATTTATCAACTTGACATGACTATGCTAGTAATGAATCCTGGAGGAAAGGAACGAACCCATGAGCAATTTCACATCCTAGCCACCCAAGCTGGCTTTGCTGGGATCAAATTGGAATGCAATGCCTTTACCTACTGGATTATggaaatttataaatag